The Cuculus canorus isolate bCucCan1 chromosome 12, bCucCan1.pri, whole genome shotgun sequence DNA segment CTTCTTTATTCAGACTCCTAAGACTTTGACTTATGTGTCTGCACAGCACAGATGACCCTCACGCAGAAAATGAGATGCCCCGAGACATTTTACTTTGCAGAGAAATGGAGGAAGAGTGTCTATTCTAGAGAAATGCATGGGGATGAATTCCCATCCACTCCTCCAGAAAACCgcagaagaaaacatgacaAAAGTCACAGCAGCAATAAAGTGTGGAATCTCTGTTGCCTAACATGGGTTCAGGAATGTTGAAAGCCCTTCTCCAGGCactaaaaaaatctctttctcttACTTGGCTCACTAAATTCAGAAGATGCCTCTGAGGTTAATACCTATAGGACCTCTCACCTTCAGCCAAATTCAGGGGAAACTGGCTTACAAATCCAGAatgagaaagaagggagaggatAGAGCCTGCAGAAAGATGTGTATCacagctgctggctgcagtATCATGAAGGAAATGAGATGAATGATGATTTTCAATGTCATAGCAGGCCAGGTGAGGACAGGTCAGGGCCAAGCTGCCAGGATGCAGCTTGCCTCCATCTCTCTGATGGGCTGGAAAGGCAAAGAGAGACTTTAACTAAACCCCCTGCACTGCAGGAGTCTGACCTGGCTGCAGCTTTGCCTTCGTGTGGTTTTGGGTTCCTTCACACAGGAACTGTCACCACAGTTCTCCCTCTGGGGCACTGAGCTTACATGCTGCAATGTCTTTACTAAGTCCACCCTTTTTAGGAAATCCCTTCTACTAGAGTGATTTGCTCACAGCCTGTGGTTTGCAGGAGGTCTAACCAGCTGAGGCTTGGCCCAGGCATGCCATCAGGTTGGAGGAAGCAGGCAGAAGGCAACGGAATTACAGTAGTGTCCCTGGCCAAGCATCTAAAGATCAACTTCTTTTATATACTCAAGTGAAAATATAACAGTcctaaaagcagaaagcaagtgTGCTCTAGATAGGCATGCTGTAAATGAAGAAGGATCCAGCTACCACAGGATAAAGGATTAAAATATGGCAGAGCTGATCACTTAGCACTGACAGGAAGACCAAGACATGAGGTTATTGTGGAACAGGCTTTGACACCTTCTCAACGGAAGTAGTAAAATAAGTTCTGTGGTTTTGTCCTAATTCTTGACTGCTTATGGTTAGTGGCTTTGATATTCATGTGCAGGTTGCTGCCTTATCAGGCAGAAAATAACTGAGCAGCAAAATGCTCATGGTGTTCATAGAACGTGTTGGTCTGGGGAAAAAGCAAGGTTATGACATTGGATGGACTCGCTTCACTCAGTACATTCAACAACTGCTGCAGTATACGAGACTTGACCCAACTTTCTTCTTTGTCGGGTAAAAAGTTTGGGACTTTAATTATCATAGCTCATTAAATGTTAGCATAGCAGGTGACATTGGGTTTCACTCAGATTAATGCTGGCAGAGCTGTCTACAGCTGTGGAAGAGCTGGCTACTGCTGTTAGAGGGTAGCACAGGGTGATGCTGCATGGAAGAAACACAAGCTCCGTAGGTTGCTCTTAAACTGTAGAAAAAACTGCCTTTAAGAGCACCATTTTTGTTACCAGTCAGATTGTTCTTGCAGTTTCAACCGATGTAAGTATAAATGGGGTGGATGTATGAAGCAGCAAACCCTTGCTTGCCATGCTGGTTGTGAGGGTCTTGCACTTTAAAGTGCAGGCCTTTTTGAAGTTAATGGATGGAGCACATAATCGATGATGGTGATAGATATTGAAAAATTTCTCTCTTATATTCCAGGCTGCTAAGTCTACATCAGATGGTATTCTACGACTTGATCTGGATATAGTAGACTATGGACCGCCAAACTTTGATTCCACCGTCAACGAAAGTGACAATGCATCACCTCAGAAAGAAACTCCAAAGCCACCTATGCCACCTACAAAACCCACTGgtacaaaagaaaaccaagaagcAGAGAACGATGTTTCTGACCAGGAATATAAAAAACCTCTGTCTCCTCCATTGCCTCCAGATAAAAAGCTTAAGGAAGGCATAGCATCAAAGGACAATGTAAATGCCAAGGAAGAGGACTCTGTAAGCCCAAAGGAGAATGTAGAAGAATCACAAGCACCAAGTGAGGAGAACAGAGAGAACCTCATTGAGGTCAGCAACAGAGGCATAGCAAAAGCACCAGTTCCTCCTCCTAAAAGCGTGCCAGACAAGCTAAAAGTAGCTTGGGACCAATCAGTCCCTGAGCCTAAAACCACAGAAGACTTGAAATCATCAGGAGATAGTAGCGAAGTCAACCTTGCTGAGATTGCTgctgcagatgacacaaagccGCCTGTTCCTCCTAAGGCTCTGTCAGAAAAAATGCTAGCCACAATGAACTCCAGCCATGGTGACCTGGAAGCTGGGGCCTGCGAAGACCTGGAGTCTGGCAGTTCCAAGCCCCCAGTGAACGGGATCACAGGCAGTGAGGTAGCAGAGTTGACATCCCCAGTGGTTGAAACTgaagaaggaaatgggagaacCTCTGCTGAGAAGGAACAGCAAActtcagcagaagagagagagacttcCTTAGCTACAGAAACAGACCATGAGAGTGTAAAAGCAACTATTGAGGAGAAAGAGTTTGTAGAAAACACTTCAAGTCTCAAACTTCGCAGTTCGTCTCTGGGAGACTTGCTGTCTGATTCCAAAAGTACACAGAGAGCACTTCCAGGCCAAGGTTTCCTGAAGGATTCCCATCAATGCTTAGCTAAAATGGAGGAGAAGGTTGCtaatgaaagggaaaaggcagaaaaacttCTGCAGAAGGTTTTACGTGAAGGGTTGGAACAGGCCCAGGAGGGGAATGGACCCCCAGTGATGGCAGAGACATTGCTCAATGAGGCAGTAGAACAACTTCGGCAAGCTACACAAGTTTTGCAAGAAATTAAAGGTCTTggagaactgaaaaaagaagcaacacagaagcagaaagaaaagcaaaaggatcTAGTGACTCTTTATAGGAGAAGTGCTCCCTAACATACTTTTCAAAGAGACTTCCTTCTCAAAATCAAAGCTAAACATTTGCCATTTATGATTCGTATCATTGCTAGGccagtgtttaaaaggtggTGTTTTGCTGTGCATACACCATGTTTATGGGACAGAATCAAGCTTTCAGTTATGgcatctttctctttctccatgcTGTACATACCAGTCTGGTTCTAATCCTCCTAGCACAGCAGAAGGTTGCAGGGCATTGAatggttttgaaaatgtgaatgctGTCTAAGGACTCGATCCAAAGTCCTTTCAATGGATCAGGCCTTAAAAATTACTGATAATTAAACCAAGCCAGATCTCTGAAAGGAGTAGAATGGCTATTCTAGCAAAAGCCCCTGCATATCTGTATGTACAGACAAGCAGATACCAGGTTGCAGTGGCACCTATCTGGTTTTCCCTGTTAAATCATTTAAGTATCAGTGTAATCAGTGTTCACTCGCTGGCAAGGTTTCACAGACCACCTGGCCCAGTGACATCTAGGAATGTAAAGATAAATGGTTTAATTTTCTCCAAAGATATTCATAAAACCACATCCACAGTTTAAAAGTGACCTCACACAGAGACAAACGAAACTGGTCAACTCCTGACTGCAAGTAGTGTCTTCAGATCTGGAGCAGCTGTGTGAAGGCACTCTTCTGAGGCTGGCTGTGCAGAGCTTTAGGTGTACTAAGAACGGCATAAGTGAACACAAGTCTCAATGCATTGTAGTCCAGCAAGTATTAATTGTTCCTGTTTCATTAGTAGAGAAATTGAGGCAAAGAGCAGATTATACTTGGCCTTTGAAGGAGTGTCCTCTAGCAGCACAACGTTTGGTATTGAGGACAGTACCTATCTGGTAACTCTGAATTCCCTCATCATTGGGAACAATTAGCCAGGCATTTGGAGCACTTGTGTCCAGGAGATTCCCAGGACCTTCCTAGTAGAGCTGTCATTAAGAAACTTTAGGGATGTGTGTTGCCTTTGCTGTG contains these protein-coding regions:
- the PLEKHO2 gene encoding pleckstrin homology domain-containing family O member 2, with amino-acid sequence MEQDTKEEVSEKPKSAPAAEKYGWIKKSSGGLLGLWKDRYIQLRKTQLVVFEDEDEQKCIETVELESYDKCQELRALLKKKNRFILIRSPGKKVHDIKFQAPTLEEKESWIKALNEGINRGKNKVFDEVKVDESLSLDHVTRDRVKMTQGRRPPTRSHLKEAAKSTSDGILRLDLDIVDYGPPNFDSTVNESDNASPQKETPKPPMPPTKPTGTKENQEAENDVSDQEYKKPLSPPLPPDKKLKEGIASKDNVNAKEEDSVSPKENVEESQAPSEENRENLIEVSNRGIAKAPVPPPKSVPDKLKVAWDQSVPEPKTTEDLKSSGDSSEVNLAEIAAADDTKPPVPPKALSEKMLATMNSSHGDLEAGACEDLESGSSKPPVNGITGSEVAELTSPVVETEEGNGRTSAEKEQQTSAEERETSLATETDHESVKATIEEKEFVENTSSLKLRSSSLGDLLSDSKSTQRALPGQGFLKDSHQCLAKMEEKVANEREKAEKLLQKVLREGLEQAQEGNGPPVMAETLLNEAVEQLRQATQVLQEIKGLGELKKEATQKQKEKQKDLVTLYRRSAP